The following is a genomic window from Mobula hypostoma unplaced genomic scaffold, sMobHyp1.1 scaffold_61, whole genome shotgun sequence.
aattagtgaaacttggctacaggaggggcaggactggcagcttaatattccagggttccgatgtttcagatgggaTCGAggtagaggaatgaaaggtgggggattagcattgcttgttagggaaaatattacagcagttgTCAGgctggacagattagagggcttgtctactgagtctttatgggtggagctgggaaacaggaaaggtatggccacattagtgggattgtattacagaacacccaatagtcaatgagaattggaagagcaaatctgcagagagatagcaggcaactgcaggaaacataaagttctggtggtaggggattttaattttccatatattgattggttCTCCCATACCTTTAGagatctagatggtttagagtttgtaaaatgtattcaggaaagttttctaaatcaatatatagagggaccaactggaggggatgcaatattggatctcctgttaggaaacgagttaggacaagtgacagaagtctgtgtaggggagcactttggttccagtgatcataacaccattaaattcaacttgatcatggacaaggatagatctggtcctagggtagaggttcttaactggaagaaggccagaattgaaaaaaatgagaaaggatctaaaaagcgtggtttgggacaggttgttctctggcaaggacgtgatcggtaggtgggaagccttcaaaggagaaattctgagactgcagaatttgtatgttcctgtcaggattaaaggcaaagtgaataggaataaggaacctttgttcttaagggatattgcaactctgataaagaagaagagggagttgtatgacatgtataagaaacagagagtaaataaggtgcttgaggagtataagaagtgcaagaaaatacttcagaaagtaatcaggagggtaaaagaagacatgaggttgcattggcagtcaaagtgaaggataatccaaagagcttttacaggtatattaagagcaaaaggattgtaagggatgaaattggtcctcttgaagttcagagtggtcggctatgtgcggaaccaaaggaaatgggggagatattaaatatcttttgcttctgtatttactaaggaaactggcatgaagtctttggaattaagggaaacaagtaatgAGATCATGGagactgtacagatcgaaaaggaggaggtccttgctgtcgtgaggaaaattaaagtggataaatccccgggtcctgacagggtgttccctcggaccttgcaGGAGACTAGtcttgaaattgcaggggccctggcagaaatatttaaaaagtcgCTGTCTCTTCGTGAGGTGCTGGAGAGTTGGAGAGTGGCtcctgttgttccgttgtttgaaaaaggatcgaaaagtaatccgggaaattataggccagtaaatttaacgtcgatagtaggtaagttattggagagagtaccaaaagacagaatctacaagcatttggatagacagggacaaattagggagagtcaacatggctttgtgcgtggtaggtcatgtttgaccaatgtattggagtttttcgaggaggttaccaggaaagtggatgaagggaaggcagtggatattgtctacatggacttcagtaaggcctttgacaaggtcccgcatgggaggttcttaaggaaaattcagtcgctaggtatacatggagaggtggtaaattggattagacattggctcaatggaaaaagccaaagagtggtagtagagaattgcttcaccgagtggaggcctgtgactagtggtatgctacaggtatcagtgctgggtcccttgttatttgtcatctatatcaatgatttggataataatgtggtaaattggatcagcaaatttgcagatgatactaagatttgaggtgtagtagacagtgaggaaagttttcagagcctgcagaaggacttggaccagctggaaaaatgggctgaaaattggcagatggagtataatacagacaagtgtgaggtattgcacgttggaaggacaaaccaaggtagaacaaacagggttaatggtaaggcactgaggagtgcagtggaacagagggatctgggaaaacagatgcaaaattccctcaaagtggcgttacaggtagatagggtcgtaaagtgagcttttggtacattggcctttattaattgaagtattgagtattaGAGCTGgattgttatgatgaggttgtacaaggcattggtgaggccgaatctggagtattgtgttcagttttggtcaccaaattacaggaagtatataaataaggttgaaagagtgcagagaaggtttacaagaatgttgccgggacttgagaatctctgttacagagaaaggttgaaaatgttatgactttattccctggagcgtagaagaatgaggggagatttgatagaggtatataaaattatgatgggtattgtaagagtgaatgcaagcaggctttttccactgaggcaaggggagaaaaaaaaaaggacatgggttaagggtgaggggggaaaagtttaaagggaacattagtggggcttcttaacacagagagtggtgggagtatggaatgagctgccagacgaggtggtaaatgcgggatcttttttaacatttaagaataaattggacagatacatggacggGATGTTTATGCAGTGATATggaccgtgtgcaggtcagtgggactaggcagacaatggttcggcacagccaataAGGGCCAaaaagcttgtttctgtgctgtagtttctatggtttctatggtttaacAGCACACAAGGTTTGATTCAGATCTGAGCAGAGTCCAGATTCTCTGATCCAATCAGCGCTGCCGCTTGTGACGTCAGCATCCAATTATCTGACGCGCAAACCCGGAAGTGCGGCTCAGTCTCCGAGTGTAACAGAGATCGGCGCTGCTCTCTGTCGGGATGTCGGGACTGCCCTTCGCAGCGCTCCTTCTGTGTCTCTGCATAACGGCGGGTGAGGATCACTCTCTCTAACCAGTAGTGATCGTATCATCAACAGAACGACGGGTAGTTAGGTGAATGAAGGTGATTTTATAATTATCGACCGTACTGAGCTGAGAACCGATCCCTGGTATCTGTACAGACTGAGTTAAGTGCAGTTTCTCACGACTATCTGCGTCGGTCGCTTTTCCCTCATATGATTTTCTCTTTCTCAGGTGAGTCCCAGCAGTTTACTATTACCGTTGAGCACAGCCAGATAAATGTCCCCGTTGGGGGTGATGCGCTTTTTTCAGTACGGCCGTCGTCCATGGTCAGCAGGGGAGACTGGTCTGTTAATGGGATTTTAGCCGTCTGGTGGATCGATCAGACCGTGTCTGTTGACAATGTTTACAAAACGCGGGCAGAGTTATTCACCTCCAATGGGTCGCTTCTGCTGAAATCGGTGAAAGTGCGGGACAGCGGGGAATACCGTGTGAATATGATTCCAGTCAGTGGCTCCCAAAGCTCAGCGACCATCACTCTGCGTGTTATTGGTAAGTGAGACAGAGTTATACACAGTCATGCGATCTCGGACTGTAAATTTCATTTTATTCCTGTGGTGAAAGAATACAATATAACCATTACGGTATCGCAGAACCTGGACTCCAGTGAACTCTGCCAGACCTATTTTCGGACTGTTCAGTTCTCACTGTTTTGCGTGGCTGTGTATCGCCGTTTCTGTTTGCAGGTTCTCCGCACTTGTCTTTGCCGAATGTCAGTTCAGCTTTTAAGTCTACCAAATAAcattttttgctgtattatactgtatttttttttaaacggaCTGTTTTTCAAGTCAGCTGGAAACGATCAGTTCTAAATCATCCACCTGAAAGTTTAACGATGCGCCCCTCCCCGGTGCCGCCCACATGTCTATGAAAGTATATTGACAGCATTCTGTAGTTTTATCTCTCATCTGTGCATCGGTAGTATTTTACTTTAAGCGGAATGTATATTCTTGGAGCCATCATTTCAGCACAGTACGATACGCGTGATACATGGTATTAGTATTTTGACAGAAGCCGTATCCTGGCCCAACACCACATCAAATGCCGCTGGCTCTGTAGAACACAATGACACGGTCAGTGTCGCTTGCTCGGCAAGAGGGGGACATGCTCCTTATTCGTGGTTAATGAAAAGCAAGACAGTTAGCTCTGCCGTTAGGATTACGGTGAGCAGCACATCGACTGAACGTTTACTGCCAGTGTCGCTGTATTAGACCATGTGTCAAACATTGATTCTATTTTCAAAGGAAACTTCGAGGCTCCGACACCGAGCCGGGAGCACCCCCTCTGCCGAGTGGCTTATGTTCACATGTTCCACGGAACAATTATGCTATAACCAAGTGCAATTCCGTTTATTCTGCTTTGATATTTGCTGCAGTGGGTAACCTCTGAGAGGAGAATATGTTGCTCACCGTCCCCTTAGTGAGTTcattccagagaaatccatcaAACCAGAACGTGCTGCAGACGGGACGGGGTCAAACACGATTTGCCCCTTTTCGGCTGTATCCGACCCCTGTGGTCCTTTTACAATAATCTGGACAGCGTTGCATATTTGTCGATTTATCCCCATATTTTTATTTACGTGTGAGCATTTAACAATGCAAACCAACTATCCAGCTCAGTACACGAAATAATTTCTTCTAGGATACCGTTTGTATTATCCCCAGAGGTGGACAAAAAGTGTCTAACTTGCGTATCCATGAACAcagagtttatttttatttttttcagttATCAGCATCTGGTAAGGTGGAGTCCGGTGCTGAGTAAGATATTCTGATGTGTGTCATTACGCAGTACTGGGCTTGCAACGCATACTTTTAAGACGAACCCCAAATTATatctaaaagttgctggtgaacgcaggaggccaggcggcatctctaggaagaggtgcagtcgacgtttcaggccgagacccttcgtcaggactaactgaaagaagagtgagtaagggatttgaaagttggagcagGAGGGGTGGGGGCCATGGAACTGAAAATCATcgaattttaagttccctggcgcccaccgctttattttcaccatggatgtccagtccctatatacttccatcccccatcaggaaggtctcaaagctctacgcttcttgtTGGTTTCCAgccctaatcagttcccctctaccaccaccctgctccgtctagcggaattagtccttactcttaataatttctcctttggctcctcccacttcctccaaactaaaggtgtagctatgggcacccgtatgggtcctagctctgcctgcctttttgttggctttgtggaacaatctatgttccgtgtctATTCtgctatctgtcccccacttttccttcgctacatcgatgactgcattggcgctgtttcCTGCAGGCATGCAGAGcgcgttgactttattaactttgcctccaactttcaccctgccctcaagtttacctggtccatttccgacacctccctcccctttctagatctttctgtctctgtctctggagacagcttatccactgatgtctactataagcctactgactctcacagctatctggactattcctcttctcaccctgtctcttgcaaaaacgccatccccatctcgcaattcctccgtctccgccgcatctgctctcaggatgaggcttttcattctaggaagagggagatgtcttccttttttaaagaaaggggcttccctccctccactatcaactctgctcttaaaagcatactcccccatttcacgtacatctggtctcactccatcctcccgccaccccactaggaatagggttcccctggtcctcacctaccaccccaccagcctccgggtccaacatattattctccataacttccgccacctccaacgggatcccaccactaagcacatctatcGCTCCACCAatttctctgcattccgcagagatcgctccctacacaactcccttgcccattcgttccccctcccatccctccccactgatctccctcctggcacttatccgtgtaagcggaacaagtgttacacatgcccttacacttcctcccttaccaccattcagggccccaaacagtccttccaggtgaggcatcactttacctgtgagtcgactggggtgatagactgcgtccggtgcttccgATCTGGCCTCTTATATATTGCCGCAGACTGGGAGTcgtttgctgaacatctacgctctgtccgccagagaaagcaggatctcccagtggccagacattttaattccacatcccattcacattctgacagttctatccacggcctcctctactgtaaagatgaagccacactcaggttggaggaacaacaccttatattccgactgggtagcctccaacctgatggcatgaacatcgacttctctaactaccgctaatgccccacctccccctcgtaccccactgttacttatttttatacacacattatttctctcactctcctttttctccctctgtccctctgaatataccccttgctcatcctctggatcctccccccccccccccgccacctccttgcctttcttcccggacctcctgtcccatgatcctctcgtatcccttttgcctatcacctgtccagctcttggctctatcccttcccctcctgtcttctcctatcattttggatcccccctccccctcccactttcaaatcccttactcactcttccttcagttagtcctgacgtagggtctcggcctgaaacgtcgactgcacctcttcatagagatgctgcctggcctgctgcgttcaccagcaacttttatgtgtgttggttgaatttccagcatctgcagaattcctgttgttcccaaaTTATATCTGTTCCGTCTCGTGTGATAACAATTTCCATTGGCTCCAAAACATTAACATTAACactgaactttggatcatttcaGTAGCGATAGATTCTCTGGATGATATTAGAAACTGTTGTCAGTATTTCTGTTCTGTGTTTGCCAGTGATTATGCATCATCTTTCTCATTGCCAAGTGACCCTTGCCTGAAGTGAATCATTTCCTACTTCCTCCTTCACGAGCTCCATTGATTTGCCATTTTTGTCGGGTTTGTTTTTGACATATGCAATTTCAAAACGCCATGGCGTCGCAGATTAAAACAGAGAGACAATATGGTTAATCTTCAACATCATGATCATAATGTAAGTCCTTCATCCTGAAGCCGCAAGCGGTCCAGAAAATGATTCACAATCGTCCAACTGGAATGGGAGTCTCTTGAACTTAGGAGGGTGGTTCGACCGAGACCTTACTCTCCGAGCGTGGCAGGTCGTGGCATGATCATACAGAAGTTTCTAAAATCACGAAAGGCACAAGTAATTTCGATGTTCACCTATTTTAGCAGGCTACAGTGGTCTAAAATAAAGAACTTAGATTCATAGCTAGTGAGGTAAAGTAAAAGGGACAGCCTTATGCACAATGTGTTCCGCAAATGCTAGGAACTGCCAAAGGGAATGCTGGAGATGCGTGGAAATATAATGTTCAGAAATCATGTAGACAACAGAAGTATATAACAGTTTATACATGGTCCAGttgcaggcaaatgggaatagTTCAACGAAATAGCTTGGTCAGCATGAACGAGATCGGCAGAAGGGTCCTTGAGGCGATGAATGATATGGCTACACCTGAAGGGAGAGAATTTCAACATACTGTCTCTGAGTAAGCGATGAATAAAGAATGAAGTCACTTGTCTCAATTCTAGTGTCTCCATCTCAATCCTTAACTCAATCAAGTGGAATTATTTGTTAATGTTTACTTATTATGGAGAATAATGATTTTATTTTAAGATTCAGAACAGAAGCCATAAACTGCCGGATTCTATTCCTGGGTCGTTCATTAACTTCTCCTGTCTGTTTTAACAGAACCTGTTTCCAATGTCACCGTAACATCTAATGCCACCAGACTGATAGAGTACAATGACACCGTCACTCTAACCTGCCTCGCAAGAGGCACGGCAGTCTCTTACCTGTGGCTTGAGGAGAATAGCATGATAATTCCTGGCGGCAGGATTGAACTAAGTGCGGACAACAGCACACTTATTGTTTCTGGAGTGCTACGGACAGACGGAACTTTCACCTGCAGAGCAAACAACCTGATTATTGAAATCACAAGCGCTCCGTTTTCTCTCGATGTCAACTGTAAGCACCCCGAGAGTTCCGTAGTAACACATAATATTACAGGTCGCGCTAGATACAGGgttccgggagtgtgtgattatATCATTGAACGTTACATCAATGGACTAACACCGGAACAACTGAACAGTTAATTGGGAGACGGATCGGGGTCTATCGATATGCTTATGAGTGATGTGCATTGTATCCAGGTTGGAGAAGGAGACGGGTTTGGGGATAGGAGGTAACTGTGCATAGTTTCTTAAAACGTGTTTAATCTGACACTGTGACCTGACTCCCCTATTTACCGCGGGTGGCTTCCAGACCAATGCCGCCGTCGTTGTGTGGGAGCACTTTCTCTGCTGGTGGGCTGTTCTTCCTCTCGCGGCAAGAGGAATCCGTTTTGTCCGTTTCATTTCAGACGGACCGGATCGTCCACATATCATCACTGAACCGGACTCTACTCTTCACGTTGCCGGAAGCAGCGTATCGTTAACATGTTTCACACTGTCGCACCCAGACGCTGAACTGAATTGGCAACTGAACGGTGCCCATCTCCAAAGTGGGCAGCTTCTCATCCTCGACAACATCTCTGTGAGCCAGACGGGAAGGTATACTTGTGAGGCTTATAACATGCTTACAATGAAGAAAAATTCCTCAACCAGGGAAATTGATGTTTACGGTAGGTAGTCTGCTCCTCCCTTTGTTGAGGTCGTATATAGCGGCGTTGGTGCAGCCAGGGCAGTGTAATTGAACTGAATGCCTAAACCCGATTAGAATATTGACTAACAACCTTAATCCACAACGGTGAACATTGATGAAACAGAGTATTGATTAAGAGGCAAATCGGAATTGTTTTGACTTGTCGATTAAACTACAAATATTTACTTGCTGCAGTTaggaccataaggccataaggcaTAGGCAGGAGATTTAGACAACTGGGcaatggagtctgctccgccatttcatcgtggttAATCTAATATTCCTCACAGTTCCAATTACTGTACAAGCCTTCTCTGCATATGCATTgatgcactgaccaatcaagaatctatcatcctctctTTACACTTACGGAAGGACATGGCCTCTACAGCTTCCCATGAAACATAATTTCCAGATTGACCACCCTCAGGCGAAATAAATTCCCTTtcgtctccgttctaaaaggacgccactCTATTTAAAAGGTGTGCCTTTTGGTTTTAAACTCaccgccatgggaaacatcctctccacatccactctaataaGGCCTTTCACAATTCGATAGGTCTCATGACGTCACCCCAtattcttctgatttccagtcGGCAGaggcccaaaaccatcaaacactctgctTATGAAAAGTTGTTCAATCCTGTTCATTCcacgaactcaccactctctgcgtaaaaaaaaacaaaaaaaaaacttacgcctgagatctcctctgtacctactcgcCAGCACCTTAACCCTGCGCGCtcctgtggcagccatttcagccctggaaaaattCTCTGATTATCCACAGGATCGATTGCTCTCATCATCTGagactcctctatcaggtcacctctcatcctccgtcactccaaggagaaaaggccgagtttactccacctattctcataacgGGTTCTCCAcgatccaggcaatatccttgtaaatctcatctgcccCCTTTCTATGGCGGTCACATCCCTTCTATAGTGAAacaaccagaactaaacacagcaccgcaagtggggtctgaagaggaacctatatagctgcaacattacctcccggcttCTAAATTcgattccacgattaatgaaggccaatacaatgCATTCTCAACCACAGAGGTGACCtgagcagctgctttgagcgtcctatcgtctcggaccccaagatccccctgatcctccacactgccaagagtcttaccattaataccgcattctgccttcatatttgatctaccaaaatgaaccacttcacgcttatctgtgttgaactccgtctgccagtTCTCCGCACAGTTTTCCATCCTACCAATGCTCTTCTGTAACTTccgacagctctccacactatccacaactcccccaacctttgtgacatcagctaacttactaacccaaccctccgcttcctcatccaggtcatgtatGAACATCACGTagagtaagagtcccagaacGGATCCCCGAGGCAcctcactggtcaccgacctccaggcagaatatgaaccGTCTACGAACACGCTTTGTCTCATGTGCGCAAGCAGGTTCTGGATCCACGAAGCATGTACATGTTGCAGATCAAAGCAAGTGTAAAAGTGTTTGCATTTAATTGTATTTACAGAGCCGGTGACCGGTGTTACTGTGGTGGCCAATGATTCCACTCCCCTGGAAAATCTTGATACCATCGCACTGAGTTGTGACGCGTCGGGCCCTGTTCAGGCCCGGGCATGGTTCAAGGATAACCAACCCATCCAGGAAAACAACAGAATATTTACATCATCCGGGAAGGCGAAACTGATTATAATCAGTGTTTACAGAAACGACGCAGGGACGTACAAGTGCATCGCCAGCAACTCTTTCAGCAGTGGCTCTGGAGAGACCTACGTGCAAGTTTACTGTAAGTACTCAGTAAATCAACCGCGTTCATTTGTATCCGATATTACATTTATCAAGATATGTAATCATTGTGGGGCGACCACATAAGAACGGAATATCCCGGATCCAGCGAGATATCACTCtaatcagcattttttttttttcattttagatGGACCAGAGATGATCAGAATTGTACCGGAGCGTCCAGTTGTGTCCAATACTGTGTCAAACCTGACATTAACTTGCTTTGCTCTGTCAGTCCCCTGGGGCATATATGTATGGTACAACGGGAACAATCTCCTGCAGACAGGGCAGGAACTCCGTCTTTTGTCAGCCAGAATGGTTGACGTTGGGAGTTATACATGTCGGGTTACTAACCGCGTAACCAACAGGAACAGTAACCTTACTGTCCATGTCACCGCAGAAGGTGAGTGAATGTGTCTCTTATTCGTCCATGTAAACCCGATGGTCAAAGATCCAAACCATTTCCCTCTCACGCCCTCCTCACGCCGTACCTTCATTCCCCCTTCCAAATTGCTTATCAGAGAGAATAATAATTGATTTAAAGAGATTAAATATCGAGAGCAGCGACCAGAACTTTCGGGAGTTtctaaaaaaaaagatgagttttCGCCATGTACAATATatgcttgttttctgtgttagCACCAAAAACAGATGACAATATCACCCTCACCGCCGGCGCGATCGTGGGCATTGTACTTGGTTTACTTGGCATGGGCCTGATCGGGGGAGTCACTGGATGGTTCATCGCAAGGAAAACGAGCGGGTAAACTCATCGCTCTCCGAATCTCG
Proteins encoded in this region:
- the LOC134341466 gene encoding carcinoembryonic antigen-related cell adhesion molecule 5-like isoform X5, with amino-acid sequence MSGLPFAALLLCLCITAGESQQFTITVEHSQINVPVGGDALFSVRPSSMVSRGDWSVNGILAVWWIDQTVSVDNVYKTRAELFTSNGSLLLKSVKVRDSGEYRVNMIPVSGSQSSATITLRVIDGPDRPHIITEPDSTLHVAGSSVSLTCFTLSHPDAELNWQLNGAHLQSGQLLILDNISVSQTGRYTCEAYNMLTMKKNSSTREIDVYEPVTGVTVVANDSTPLENLDTIALSCDASGPVQARAWFKDNQPIQENNRIFTSSGKAKLIIISVYRNDAGTYKCIASNSFSSGSGETYVQVYYGPEMIRIVPERPVVSNTVSNLTLTCFALSVPWGIYVWYNGNNLLQTGQELRLLSARMVDVGSYTCRVTNRVTNRNSNLTVHVTAEAPKTDDNITLTAGAIVGIVLGLLGMGLIGGVTGWFIARKTSGIKDPPQSKSGRKSTLDTNTVNTPQNYENFPRNEQGASHNAQDENSTYMELNLGDRSVYSDLKR
- the LOC134341466 gene encoding carcinoembryonic antigen-related cell adhesion molecule 1-like isoform X3, encoding MSGLPFAALLLCLCITAGQSQQFTITVEHSQINVPVGGDALFSVRPSSKVRSGDWSVNGILAVWWIDQTVSVDNVYKPRAELFTSNGSLLLKSVNVRDSGEYRVNMVPVSGSQTSATITLRVIGESQQFTITVEHSQINVPVGGDALFSVRPSSMVSRGDWSVNGILAVWWIDQTVSVDNVYKTRAELFTSNGSLLLKSVKVRDSGEYRVNMIPVSGSQSSATITLRVIDAELNWQLNGAHLQSGQLLILDNISVSQTGRYTCEAYNMLTMKKNSSTREIDVYEPVTGVTVVANDSTPLENLDTIALSCDASGPVQARAWFKDNQPIQENNRIFTSSGKAKLIIISVYRNDAGTYKCIASNSFSSGSGETYVQVYYGPEMIRIVPERPVVSNTVSNLTLTCFALSVPWGIYVWYNGNNLLQTGQELRLLSARMVDVGSYTCRVTNRVTNRNSNLTVHVTAEAPKTDDNITLTAGAIVGIVLGLLGMGLIGGVTGWFIARKTSGIKDPPQSKSGRKSTLDTNTVNTPQNYENFPRNEQGASHNAQDENSTYMELNLGDRSVYSDLKR
- the LOC134341466 gene encoding carcinoembryonic antigen-related cell adhesion molecule 5-like isoform X4; translated protein: MSGLPFAALLLCLCITAGQSQQFTITVEHSQINVPVGGDALFSVRPSSKVRSGDWSVNGILAVWWIDQTVSVDNVYKPRAELFTSNGSLLLKSVNVRDSGEYRVNMVPVSGSQTSATITLRVIGESQQFTITVEHSQINVPVGGDALFSVRPSSMVSRGDWSVNGILAVWWIDQTVSVDNVYKTRAELFTSNGSLLLKSVKVRDSGEYRVNMIPVSGSQSSATITLRVIEPVTGVTVVANDSTPLENLDTIALSCDASGPVQARAWFKDNQPIQENNRIFTSSGKAKLIIISVYRNDAGTYKCIASNSFSSGSGETYVQVYYGPEMIRIVPERPVVSNTVSNLTLTCFALSVPWGIYVWYNGNNLLQTGQELRLLSARMVDVGSYTCRVTNRVTNRNSNLTVHVTAEAPKTDDNITLTAGAIVGIVLGLLGMGLIGGVTGWFIARKTSGIKDPPQSKSGRKSTLDTNTVNTPQNYENFPRNEQGASHNAQDENSTYMELNLGDRSVYSDLKR
- the LOC134341466 gene encoding carcinoembryonic antigen-related cell adhesion molecule 5-like isoform X1, with amino-acid sequence MSGLPFAALLLCLCITAGQSQQFTITVEHSQINVPVGGDALFSVRPSSKVRSGDWSVNGILAVWWIDQTVSVDNVYKPRAELFTSNGSLLLKSVNVRDSGEYRVNMVPVSGSQTSATITLRVIGESQQFTITVEHSQINVPVGGDALFSVRPSSMVSRGDWSVNGILAVWWIDQTVSVDNVYKTRAELFTSNGSLLLKSVKVRDSGEYRVNMIPVSGSQSSATITLRVIDGPDRPHIITEPDSTLHVAGSSVSLTCFTLSHPDAELNWQLNGAHLQSGQLLILDNISVSQTGRYTCEAYNMLTMKKNSSTREIDVYEPVTGVTVVANDSTPLENLDTIALSCDASGPVQARAWFKDNQPIQENNRIFTSSGKAKLIIISVYRNDAGTYKCIASNSFSSGSGETYVQVYYGPEMIRIVPERPVVSNTVSNLTLTCFALSVPWGIYVWYNGNNLLQTGQELRLLSARMVDVGSYTCRVTNRVTNRNSNLTVHVTAEAPKTDDNITLTAGAIVGIVLGLLGMGLIGGVTGWFIARKTSGIKDPPQSKSGRKSTLDTNTVNTPQNYENFPRNEQGASHNAQDENSTYMELNLGDRSVYSDLKR
- the LOC134341466 gene encoding carcinoembryonic antigen-related cell adhesion molecule 6-like isoform X2 — translated: MSGLPFAALLLCLCITAGQSQQFTITVEHSQINVPVGGDALFSVRPSSKVRSGDWSVNGILAVWWIDQTVSVDNVYKPRAELFTSNGSLLLKSVNVRDSGEYRVNMVPVSGSQTSATITLRVIEPVSNVTVTSNATRLIEYNDTVTLTCLARGTAVSYLWLEENSMIIPGGRIELSADNSTLIVSGVLRTDGTFTCRANNLIIEITSAPFSLDVNYGPDRPHIITEPDSTLHVAGSSVSLTCFTLSHPDAELNWQLNGAHLQSGQLLILDNISVSQTGRYTCEAYNMLTMKKNSSTREIDVYEPVTGVTVVANDSTPLENLDTIALSCDASGPVQARAWFKDNQPIQENNRIFTSSGKAKLIIISVYRNDAGTYKCIASNSFSSGSGETYVQVYYGPEMIRIVPERPVVSNTVSNLTLTCFALSVPWGIYVWYNGNNLLQTGQELRLLSARMVDVGSYTCRVTNRVTNRNSNLTVHVTAEAPKTDDNITLTAGAIVGIVLGLLGMGLIGGVTGWFIARKTSGIKDPPQSKSGRKSTLDTNTVNTPQNYENFPRNEQGASHNAQDENSTYMELNLGDRSVYSDLKR